ACATCGTCGCCATCGGATTCGGCGAGGCTGACAGGTCGTTCCTGAAACAGATAGCCACCATCGAGGAGGGTGCGATGTACACCACCCTCAGCAACCTAGGAAAAACGATCAATACCATCGCCACGGCGATCATCGACAGCCCCACCGGCCTGGTCGAGCATTTCAGGTGAGTAAAGTGTCGGAACAGAGAGAGAACTACTGCAAACTGCTGGGGCTCAATCCGTTTAAGGAGTCGGACGAGAGCGACCAGCACATCAGGGAACAGATCGAGAAGTCGGAGGCGGAGTGGAAGAAGGACCTGAACTCCCCTTCGCTCACGAAGAAACAGAGATACCTGTACGGGGAGTATCTGAAACTCATCCCGGACATCCGCAGCACCCTCGACAGCCCCATCCTCAGAAGGGAGGAGTTCGAGGCAGCCAGGGACATCCTCAGGAGGAAGGCGTCCAAGCTCATAGGCGAGGCCATCATCCTGCAGGGAGGGGAGATCGTCATACCGGTCAATATCTCCGAGAACCTGGCAGGCAAGCTGAACTGGAAGGGCATCGACGGCAAGACCCTGGTCCAGGCGTCCGGACTCAAGACCGTCCCTCCGCCCCGTCCCATCTCCAATGCGGTCAGCAACGCATTCCGCATGATGAACGACCTGAATGTGTTCTCCCCCTACGATCTCCTGAACAGGCTCATCGACATCCCCGATATGGACCTCAGCATCAGCAAGGTCGAGCCCGGATGTCCCCCCGACACACTCCGTACCGCCTACGACTCGGTCAACAAGAGGATCAACAACCTGAAGAACGGAAGGATCCCCAACCACGACACCTACCTCATGACGGTGAGAGCTGTCAAGAGCGTGATCTCCACCGACGAGGGCCTGGAGGATCTCATCTCCTACGGACGCTGCATGGAGGTCCTGGAGCCCGCCTTCGAACAGATGGACGAGGACAGCGGACGCCAGTTCTCCCGCGCCTATATCGACAATCTGCTCACGGTCTATGTCAGCGGCACCGACGCCGACCCCGAACTGTGCCTGCGCCTGCTGGAGGACTACTGCATCAGGAGGACGTTCCCCGCCAACTTCTCGCAGGCCGAGAGCAAACTGGACACCTGTCCCCGCTGCAAGGCGATGATCTACACCGGCGACAACTGCTTCTACTGTCCCTGCTGCGGTTCCGCCCTCAATTCCATCTGTCCCTGCTGCGGCAGGGCCCAGACCTCCGCCAACGCCCATTGCGTATCCTGCGGCATCGACATCTCCATGGCCCTGAAGAGCGCCGTGGATTCCGAGAGCAGGGTCAGGAACCTGCTGACCGGCGGACACACCGAGCAGGCCACCGCCGAACTCAGGGAACTCGAGGACAAGTATCCCTCCTTCGACCCCCTCCCGCAGATCAAGGTCACCGTCCACGAGAACATCGGCAGGATCAACACCCTGCTGAACACCGTCATGGACGACTTCATGACCCACAGCTACTTCCACCTCAAGAACACCGTGGCCGACGGCATGGTGGACTTCCCCAACCTCCTGGAGAGGGAGGACATCAGGATCAGGTACGAGGAGGCCGTGGCCAAATACAACGAAGCAGACCGCATCTGCGTGAAAGCGGCGGAAGCACCCGAAGCGGAGGCACGCGAACTGTATATCCAAGCCTCCTGTCTCTGCCCCGACCATCCCGACGCCCTGGCCAAACTGAGCACCTATCCTCCCGAGGGACCCGCCGACGCCGAGATCCAGTCGGACCCCGACGGGATACAGATCAGGTATGCGGTACCCGAGGACCGCCGCGGCATGACGTTCTGCATCTACCGCAACAGCGGATCCGCTCCCGAAGTGGACCCCAGCACCGTCCCCCTGGCGGAGATAGAGGGCTGGAACTACGCCGACCAGACCGCCGAGCCCGGTGTGGAGTATTACTACAAGATATACTCCAAACGCTGGGGCATCCTCTCGCAAGAATACGCCGAGTGCGGACCCGGACTCATCATGAGGGAGGTCACCAACGTCACCATCACCCCGTCCGACGACGGCCTGAAACTCACCTATGTGGCACCTGCCGGGGCCTCCCGCGTGCGCATCTGGAGGAAGGAGTCCGGCTCTGCGGCGGGCGAGGGTGAGGAAGCGGAGATCATCCACAACGACTCCGGCACCGTCATCGACGACGGTCTGGAGGAGGGCACCACCTACTACTACCTCTTCGTCGCCGAATACGATATCGACGGACGCCAGGAGAGATCGTACGGTTCCATCTACTCCGGCATGACCGCCGTCCTGCCCAGCCCCATCAACGACCTGGCCGTCACCTGGGACCGCGACAGAGCCTGCTATGTGGCGGACTGGACCGGCCCCCGCGATGCGGTTCTCTATTTCGCCAACTCCAAGGACAGCGTGCCCGGGGAGCATGTCTCCGTCAAGGACCTGTCCACCCGCATGAACCGCATCGAACCCCTGGATTCCGATGACGGGGTGTACAGGTTCACTCTCCCGGAGGCGACCGTCACCTACATCTGCCCTACCGTGACCGTGGGCAACACCACCGTCCGCGGAAGGGAGTGCGTGGTCGCCAACCTGAAACCCTTCAGGAACCTCACCAAGTCGGTGGACGACCGCGTCTGCAGACTGACCATGGACTGGCCGGCCGATGCCGACAATGCCTATGTGCTGATCAAAGGCAGGGACCAGGAAGGAGACCTCCGCGAGTGGGAGCAGAGGACGGACTGGGACGAGTACAAGGCCAAGGGATGCCTGGAGGTCCCCCTGAAGGGATCGGTCCGTACGTCTGTCACCGTATGCGCGGAATACCTGATCGACGGCAAGGAACTGAAGTCGATCGGCGTCACCACCGACGTATACTCCGGGACCTGGAACAAGGTCAGCTACACCCTCGACACCGAATCCGTCAAGGGAGACAGGAAGAAGACCAGGGTCATGGTCAGGATGTCCTGCCCCGGCGAGACCATCATACCACGCTGCGTAATGGTTTCCTGCGACGGTCACATCCCTCTGAGGAAGACCGACGGCACGGTCATCTGGGAATCTGATGACCCCATCGTCCTGGTCGACGGCTCCACCCTGATGAGCTTCGTCACCCCCAAGGACGGGGTCGACCTGAGCAGCATGAGGCTGTTCTTCGCCGACCGCGCAGACTACGACCGTTTCGGTCTGGTACATCCCATCT
The sequence above is a segment of the methanogenic archaeon ISO4-H5 genome. Coding sequences within it:
- a CDS encoding transcriptional regulator — translated: MSKVSEQRENYCKLLGLNPFKESDESDQHIREQIEKSEAEWKKDLNSPSLTKKQRYLYGEYLKLIPDIRSTLDSPILRREEFEAARDILRRKASKLIGEAIILQGGEIVIPVNISENLAGKLNWKGIDGKTLVQASGLKTVPPPRPISNAVSNAFRMMNDLNVFSPYDLLNRLIDIPDMDLSISKVEPGCPPDTLRTAYDSVNKRINNLKNGRIPNHDTYLMTVRAVKSVISTDEGLEDLISYGRCMEVLEPAFEQMDEDSGRQFSRAYIDNLLTVYVSGTDADPELCLRLLEDYCIRRTFPANFSQAESKLDTCPRCKAMIYTGDNCFYCPCCGSALNSICPCCGRAQTSANAHCVSCGIDISMALKSAVDSESRVRNLLTGGHTEQATAELRELEDKYPSFDPLPQIKVTVHENIGRINTLLNTVMDDFMTHSYFHLKNTVADGMVDFPNLLEREDIRIRYEEAVAKYNEADRICVKAAEAPEAEARELYIQASCLCPDHPDALAKLSTYPPEGPADAEIQSDPDGIQIRYAVPEDRRGMTFCIYRNSGSAPEVDPSTVPLAEIEGWNYADQTAEPGVEYYYKIYSKRWGILSQEYAECGPGLIMREVTNVTITPSDDGLKLTYVAPAGASRVRIWRKESGSAAGEGEEAEIIHNDSGTVIDDGLEEGTTYYYLFVAEYDIDGRQERSYGSIYSGMTAVLPSPINDLAVTWDRDRACYVADWTGPRDAVLYFANSKDSVPGEHVSVKDLSTRMNRIEPLDSDDGVYRFTLPEATVTYICPTVTVGNTTVRGRECVVANLKPFRNLTKSVDDRVCRLTMDWPADADNAYVLIKGRDQEGDLREWEQRTDWDEYKAKGCLEVPLKGSVRTSVTVCAEYLIDGKELKSIGVTTDVYSGTWNKVSYTLDTESVKGDRKKTRVMVRMSCPGETIIPRCVMVSCDGHIPLRKTDGTVIWESDDPIVLVDGSTLMSFVTPKDGVDLSSMRLFFADRADYDRFGLVHPIYRRK